One stretch of Corynebacterium imitans DNA includes these proteins:
- a CDS encoding exonuclease domain-containing protein has translation MDQRNGYAVIDLETTGFGKYDRIVEIGVVLLDPDLNEEDRWRTLVQPMRDIPNSEIHGITAIDLVEAPTFDRIAEEFRAVVGSRTPVAHNAPFEKRFLAAEFDRANLPDTLPEHWVDTMKLAREYVGVGKLSEACKFAGIRNERAHSALGDAAATAELLRYFHSAHGRHSRIGQLTHQLPASGARAEDAYRDRLANALRDKQITREEAHELEAAATGLAHEDVEAINEEFIRQLVVQAWADGVVTDAERAELLAIADALGVDQALVKRLIRPLPTDVTLSPGDRVALTGTLAMPREEWTARATAAGLDVGGVTKNCAVLVAANPDTMSGKARKAREYGVPIIGETQFAHLIATMGTSASLIDAPAAETSPVRVAAAWIAEHADRPLHELAPQLRPGDAPEATGTGIDKYLELWGEHFPQMLEASAADLRKLHGVGEKRQLKLVELVVELAADGAAEPAETVAPEPEPQKASPYEEPAPTKPKDTTDWAYPTPEELMQEANKPLSTPVPQYEDPFAVLAPETPKKNRAAQVCKWSAITVVASFVFMMILVGAFDAEGEDPLSILTALVFLGAGVSTVISGIVAIIAWFRRS, from the coding sequence GTGGATCAGCGCAACGGGTATGCGGTCATTGACCTCGAGACCACCGGCTTTGGCAAGTACGACCGGATCGTGGAGATTGGCGTGGTGCTGCTGGACCCGGACCTGAATGAGGAGGACCGGTGGCGCACGCTGGTCCAGCCGATGCGCGACATCCCCAACTCCGAGATCCACGGTATTACCGCGATCGACCTGGTGGAGGCACCGACGTTTGACCGCATCGCCGAGGAGTTCCGCGCGGTCGTGGGCAGTCGCACGCCGGTTGCCCACAACGCGCCGTTTGAGAAGCGCTTCCTTGCCGCCGAGTTCGACCGGGCCAACCTGCCCGACACGCTGCCGGAGCATTGGGTGGACACGATGAAGTTGGCGCGGGAGTACGTGGGCGTCGGCAAGCTGAGCGAAGCGTGTAAGTTCGCGGGCATCCGCAACGAGCGGGCGCACTCTGCGCTTGGCGACGCCGCCGCCACCGCCGAGCTCCTGCGCTACTTCCACAGCGCACACGGGCGGCACTCCAGGATTGGCCAGCTGACGCACCAACTGCCGGCGAGCGGGGCGCGCGCCGAGGACGCCTACCGCGATCGACTTGCCAACGCGCTGCGCGACAAGCAGATCACGCGCGAGGAGGCCCACGAGCTCGAGGCCGCCGCGACTGGGCTGGCGCACGAGGACGTCGAGGCGATCAACGAGGAGTTCATCCGCCAGCTCGTCGTGCAGGCCTGGGCCGACGGCGTGGTCACGGACGCCGAGCGCGCCGAACTGCTCGCCATCGCCGACGCGCTCGGGGTGGACCAAGCGCTGGTCAAGCGCCTCATCAGGCCCCTGCCTACCGACGTCACGCTCTCGCCGGGTGACCGGGTGGCGCTGACCGGCACGCTCGCCATGCCGCGCGAGGAGTGGACCGCCCGCGCCACCGCCGCGGGCCTCGACGTCGGCGGCGTGACCAAGAACTGCGCCGTCCTTGTCGCCGCCAACCCCGACACCATGAGCGGCAAGGCGCGCAAGGCCCGCGAGTACGGCGTGCCGATCATCGGGGAGACGCAGTTCGCGCACCTCATCGCGACCATGGGAACCTCCGCTTCGCTTATCGACGCCCCCGCAGCCGAAACCTCACCCGTACGCGTCGCCGCAGCGTGGATCGCCGAGCACGCGGACCGTCCGCTGCACGAGCTGGCACCGCAGCTGCGTCCCGGGGATGCGCCAGAGGCGACGGGGACCGGGATTGATAAGTATCTCGAGCTGTGGGGCGAGCACTTTCCGCAGATGCTTGAGGCCAGCGCCGCCGACCTGCGCAAACTCCACGGGGTGGGGGAGAAGCGGCAGCTGAAGCTCGTGGAACTCGTGGTAGAGCTCGCCGCCGATGGTGCCGCCGAGCCAGCTGAGACAGTCGCGCCGGAACCCGAGCCGCAAAAGGCTTCACCCTACGAGGAACCCGCGCCCACCAAGCCGAAGGACACCACCGACTGGGCCTACCCGACACCGGAAGAGCTCATGCAGGAGGCAAACAAGCCGCTCTCTACACCCGTGCCCCAATACGAGGACCCATTCGCTGTCCTAGCACCGGAAACGCCGAAGAAGAACCGCGCGGCGCAGGTGTGCAAGTGGTCGGCGATTACGGTGGTCGCGTCCTTTGTGTTCATGATGATCCTGGTTGGCGCCTTTGATGCGGAGGGCGAGGATCCGCTGTCCATTCTCACCGCGCTGGTGTTCCTCGGCGCAGGTGTGAGCACGGTGATCTCGGGGATCGTGGCGATTATCGCCTGGTTCCGCCGCAGCTAG
- a CDS encoding DUF3052 domain-containing protein has translation MNRLHGGNKTLGAAGVNTYADRLNIQPDNVVQEIGWDEDADSSISEAIEDAIGEQLLDEMTDELCDVVLLWFRSDDGDLVDALMDAIRNLGDNGCVWLMTPGASKPGGVHPGEISESAQLAGLMQTKADRFGEWQGSCLTAAGTKKQ, from the coding sequence TTGAATCGTCTACATGGAGGAAACAAAACTTTGGGCGCCGCAGGTGTCAACACGTATGCAGACCGGCTGAACATTCAGCCTGACAACGTTGTGCAGGAGATCGGCTGGGACGAAGACGCCGACTCTTCCATCTCGGAAGCCATCGAGGACGCAATCGGTGAGCAGCTCCTAGACGAGATGACCGACGAACTCTGCGACGTCGTACTGCTCTGGTTCCGCTCCGACGACGGCGATCTTGTCGACGCACTCATGGACGCCATCCGCAACCTGGGCGACAACGGCTGCGTCTGGCTGATGACCCCGGGTGCCTCCAAGCCCGGCGGTGTCCACCCGGGCGAGATCTCTGAATCCGCCCAGCTCGCGGGCCTGATGCAGACCAAGGCGGACCGTTTCGGCGAGTGGCAGGGCTCCTGTCTCACCGCAGCCGGCACGAAGAAGCAGTAA
- the aceE gene encoding pyruvate dehydrogenase (acetyl-transferring), homodimeric type, with amino-acid sequence MAEKDQAKESNIELIRDGVASYLHDSDPEETQEWMDSFDGLLEESDPERARYLMLRLLERANAKRVQLPALSSTDFVNTIPTSLEPEFPGDEQIEKRYRRWMRWNAAIMVHRAQRPGVKVGGHISTYASAAALYEVGFNHFFQGKDAEHGGDQVFFQGHASPGMYARAFLEGRLSEDDLDGFRQEHSRPQGGIPSYPHPHGMREFWEFPTVSMGLGPMNAIYQARFNKYLQDRGIKDTENQHVWAFLGDGEMDEPESRGLLQMASLYELDNLTFVINCNLQRLDGPVRGNGQIIQELETFFIGAGWNVVKVVWGREWDELLEKDEDGALVNIMNTTKDGDYQTFKANDGAYVREHFFGRDERTRKLVEDMSDEEIWALRRGGHDYRKVYAAYKRALETKGKPTVILAHTIKGYGLGHNFEGRNATHQMKNLTLEDLKLFRDKQEIPISDEELEKDPYLPPYYHPGEDAEEIKYLKARREELGGYLPERRETYTALAQPDFEKTYKALFKDSGKQEVATTMALVRTFKAMMRDKELGKRVVPIIPDEARTFGLDSWFPVQKIYNPKGQNYVPVDHDLQLSYREATDGQILHEGINEDGSSASFIAAGTSYATHGEPMIPMYIFYSMFGFQRTGDNFWAAGDQMARGFIIGATAGRTTLTGEGLQHMDGHSPVLASTNPAVITYDPAFAYEMPYLVSKGIERMYGSGSGEDEDVMYYITVYNEPTHQPARPENLDVEGLHKGIYLYDEGEKKEHNVSLLASGIGMQQALRAQKILQDEYNVGAAIYSVTSWVELARDGARVANEQLRNPEKEAEEPFATTQLKQTEGPYIATSDFATSLQEQIRAYVPGQYIVLGADGFGFADTREAARRYFNIDAESMAVAALLGLANEGKIDRDVVSKAAKDMHIDDPTHPNPNGGDED; translated from the coding sequence GTGGCAGAGAAAGACCAGGCCAAAGAGTCGAACATCGAGCTGATTCGCGACGGTGTAGCTTCCTACCTGCACGACAGCGACCCGGAGGAAACCCAGGAATGGATGGATTCCTTCGACGGGCTGCTCGAAGAGTCTGATCCGGAGCGCGCACGCTACCTCATGCTGCGACTGCTGGAGCGCGCGAATGCGAAGCGCGTGCAGCTGCCAGCGCTGTCCTCCACGGACTTCGTCAACACTATCCCCACCTCCTTGGAGCCGGAATTCCCCGGCGACGAGCAGATTGAGAAGCGCTACCGCCGCTGGATGCGCTGGAACGCCGCCATCATGGTGCACCGCGCGCAGCGCCCGGGTGTGAAGGTCGGCGGCCACATCTCCACCTACGCTTCCGCAGCCGCGCTCTACGAGGTCGGTTTTAACCACTTCTTCCAGGGCAAGGACGCCGAGCACGGCGGCGACCAGGTCTTCTTCCAGGGTCACGCCTCCCCCGGCATGTATGCCCGCGCCTTCCTCGAAGGCCGCCTGAGCGAGGACGACCTCGACGGCTTCCGTCAGGAGCACTCCCGCCCGCAGGGTGGCATCCCGTCGTACCCGCACCCGCACGGCATGCGCGAATTCTGGGAGTTCCCCACCGTATCCATGGGTCTTGGCCCGATGAACGCGATCTACCAGGCCCGCTTTAACAAGTACCTGCAGGACCGCGGCATCAAGGACACCGAGAACCAGCACGTCTGGGCCTTCCTCGGCGACGGCGAGATGGACGAGCCGGAGTCCCGCGGCCTGCTGCAGATGGCTTCGCTCTACGAGCTGGACAACCTCACCTTCGTGATCAACTGCAACCTGCAGCGTCTCGACGGTCCGGTGCGCGGTAACGGCCAGATCATCCAGGAGCTGGAGACCTTCTTCATCGGCGCCGGCTGGAACGTGGTCAAGGTGGTCTGGGGCCGCGAGTGGGACGAGCTGCTTGAGAAGGACGAAGACGGCGCCCTGGTCAACATCATGAACACGACCAAGGACGGCGACTACCAGACCTTCAAGGCCAACGACGGTGCCTACGTCCGCGAGCACTTCTTCGGCCGCGACGAGCGCACCCGGAAGCTGGTCGAGGACATGAGCGACGAGGAGATCTGGGCGCTGCGCCGCGGTGGCCACGACTACCGCAAGGTCTACGCCGCCTACAAGCGCGCGCTGGAGACCAAGGGCAAGCCGACCGTCATCCTCGCGCACACCATTAAGGGCTACGGTCTCGGCCACAACTTCGAGGGCCGCAACGCCACCCACCAGATGAAGAACCTCACCCTGGAGGACCTCAAGCTCTTCCGCGACAAGCAGGAAATCCCGATCTCCGACGAGGAGCTGGAGAAGGATCCCTACCTGCCGCCCTACTACCACCCGGGCGAGGACGCCGAGGAGATCAAGTACCTCAAGGCACGCCGCGAGGAGCTCGGCGGTTACCTGCCGGAGCGTCGCGAAACCTACACCGCACTTGCGCAGCCGGACTTTGAGAAGACCTACAAGGCCCTGTTCAAGGACTCGGGCAAGCAGGAAGTCGCCACCACCATGGCGCTCGTGCGTACCTTCAAGGCCATGATGCGCGACAAGGAACTGGGCAAGCGCGTCGTACCGATCATCCCGGACGAGGCCCGCACCTTCGGCCTGGACTCCTGGTTCCCGGTGCAGAAGATCTACAACCCGAAGGGCCAGAACTACGTCCCGGTCGACCACGACCTGCAGCTGTCCTACCGCGAGGCAACCGACGGCCAGATCCTGCACGAAGGCATCAACGAGGACGGCTCGTCTGCCTCCTTCATCGCCGCCGGTACGTCGTACGCGACCCACGGCGAGCCGATGATCCCGATGTACATCTTCTACTCCATGTTCGGCTTCCAGCGCACCGGCGATAACTTCTGGGCCGCTGGCGACCAGATGGCCCGCGGCTTCATCATCGGCGCGACCGCCGGCCGCACCACGCTCACCGGCGAGGGCCTGCAGCACATGGACGGCCACTCCCCTGTCCTGGCGTCGACCAACCCGGCCGTGATCACCTACGACCCGGCGTTCGCCTACGAGATGCCGTACCTGGTGTCCAAGGGCATCGAGCGCATGTACGGCAGCGGCTCCGGCGAGGACGAGGACGTGATGTACTACATCACCGTCTACAACGAGCCGACCCACCAGCCGGCCCGCCCGGAGAACCTGGACGTCGAGGGCCTGCACAAGGGCATCTACCTTTACGACGAGGGCGAGAAGAAGGAGCACAACGTCTCCCTGCTCGCCTCCGGTATCGGCATGCAGCAGGCGCTGCGCGCCCAGAAGATCCTGCAGGACGAGTACAACGTCGGTGCCGCGATCTACTCGGTGACCTCCTGGGTCGAGCTGGCTCGCGACGGCGCGCGCGTGGCCAACGAGCAGCTGCGCAACCCGGAGAAGGAAGCAGAAGAGCCGTTTGCTACCACACAGCTGAAGCAGACCGAGGGCCCGTACATCGCTACCTCGGACTTTGCTACCAGCCTGCAGGAGCAGATCCGCGCCTACGTGCCGGGCCAGTACATCGTGCTGGGTGCGGACGGCTTTGGCTTCGCCGATACCCGCGAGGCTGCCCGCCGCTACTTCAACATCGATGCGGAGTCCATGGCAGTCGCCGCCCTGCTTGGCCTGGCCAACGAGGGCAAGATCGACCGCGATGTGGTCAGCAAGGCCGCCAAGGACATGCACATCGACGACCCGACGCACCCCAACCCGAACGGCGGCGATGAAGACTAA
- a CDS encoding Rib/alpha-like domain-containing protein yields MKRIVSASVVAACLAAGVLVPGEVAAATPCTARGDSGVSDGTQMKDKYEPYIDTTPRTVYNVPGYYVSTGALYDLKGMPKGATWALATQDNLTAPIKVQRRGEQLELFLQHNLRKEGAPHPSVQRGPNTTDKLDIRICYPDDSTELVQMRPQLVPGQSFLYDVTYESQRANPGQRLTIRPENGNYREFNTNPLQLPKDASWTVRSHASWDTSIDKQGVVTTTVPRDSRAGSEFTVAVLYADGTTDEARFTVGNTGKGATDKPAAPGVPPVGQSGSSAGQIAALVIGLIAAIGGAVAFLLPQLAKIFGDGLNLPV; encoded by the coding sequence ATGAAGCGGATTGTGAGCGCGAGCGTTGTCGCCGCCTGTCTGGCTGCGGGCGTTCTTGTGCCTGGTGAAGTAGCGGCAGCCACGCCGTGTACCGCGCGGGGCGACAGCGGAGTCTCCGACGGCACCCAGATGAAGGACAAGTACGAGCCCTACATCGACACCACCCCGCGCACCGTGTACAACGTGCCCGGCTATTACGTCAGCACGGGCGCGCTCTACGACCTCAAAGGCATGCCTAAGGGCGCGACCTGGGCACTTGCCACGCAGGACAACCTCACCGCACCGATCAAGGTGCAGCGCCGCGGCGAGCAGCTCGAGCTCTTCCTCCAGCACAACCTGCGCAAAGAGGGGGCGCCTCACCCCTCCGTCCAGCGTGGCCCCAACACCACTGACAAGCTGGACATACGCATCTGCTACCCGGACGACTCCACCGAGTTGGTCCAGATGCGCCCGCAGCTCGTGCCCGGCCAGAGCTTTCTTTACGACGTCACCTACGAATCCCAGCGCGCCAACCCAGGCCAGCGCCTGACCATCCGCCCCGAAAACGGCAACTACCGGGAGTTCAACACCAACCCACTGCAGCTGCCTAAGGATGCTTCGTGGACCGTCCGCTCGCACGCGAGCTGGGATACGAGCATCGACAAGCAGGGGGTAGTGACCACTACCGTTCCTCGTGACTCCCGTGCAGGTTCCGAATTTACCGTCGCGGTCCTCTACGCCGACGGCACCACCGACGAGGCCCGCTTCACGGTGGGGAATACCGGCAAGGGTGCCACCGACAAGCCTGCTGCGCCTGGGGTGCCGCCTGTGGGCCAGTCCGGATCTTCCGCCGGCCAGATCGCCGCGCTGGTGATCGGCCTGATCGCCGCGATCGGCGGTGCCGTTGCGTTCCTGCTGCCGCAGTTGGCCAAGATCTTCGGCGACGGGCTGAACTTGCCGGTCTAG
- a CDS encoding alpha/beta fold hydrolase, whose translation MLRPLAYARTLTPAARRNLLRTRAKLHDADGAIGLAYTRTGTVDVAGSEVHFYETGPEDPAATTVVYVHGFNISAETFYMQVRDVDKRAPGVRQILLDLPGHGQNPTPDPAALTIDAAADACAAVLRARGARGPVIVVGHSLGGPVSLSMMRRYASEFAWAGSVQISSAVEPFTMQGLPQILAGPIGRMLETVTRATPRFAEGVREVVTDTIAPVLALGFYFRPMTYDIVDFHAAMIRETPLETYAGYFQDLLDHSELDAGTVLAELPGYILVGDRDNVTPVSQSEVLRSIWPGAYMQVLPDSGHMPPLDAPGAVTTAIVRLIEGVEP comes from the coding sequence ATGCTCCGCCCGCTCGCCTATGCGCGCACACTCACGCCCGCCGCGCGCCGCAATCTGCTCCGCACCCGCGCCAAGCTTCACGACGCCGACGGCGCCATCGGCCTTGCCTACACCCGCACTGGCACCGTGGATGTAGCGGGCAGCGAGGTCCACTTCTACGAGACCGGGCCAGAAGATCCGGCCGCGACCACAGTGGTGTACGTCCACGGCTTCAATATTTCGGCGGAGACGTTTTATATGCAGGTGCGTGACGTCGATAAGCGGGCACCCGGCGTGCGCCAAATCCTGCTGGACCTGCCCGGGCACGGGCAAAACCCGACGCCTGACCCGGCAGCGCTGACCATCGACGCCGCCGCCGACGCCTGCGCCGCCGTCCTGCGTGCCCGCGGCGCGCGCGGCCCCGTGATCGTGGTGGGGCACTCGCTCGGCGGGCCCGTGTCGCTTTCGATGATGCGGCGCTACGCCTCTGAGTTCGCCTGGGCTGGCAGCGTGCAGATCTCCAGCGCAGTCGAGCCTTTCACCATGCAGGGCCTGCCGCAGATCCTCGCCGGGCCGATCGGGCGCATGCTGGAGACCGTCACCCGTGCTACCCCGCGCTTCGCCGAAGGCGTGCGGGAGGTGGTCACCGACACCATCGCGCCGGTGCTGGCTTTGGGCTTCTACTTCCGCCCGATGACTTACGACATCGTCGACTTCCACGCCGCAATGATCCGCGAAACCCCGCTGGAAACCTACGCCGGCTACTTCCAGGACCTGCTGGATCACTCCGAGCTGGACGCTGGCACTGTACTTGCTGAGCTTCCTGGATATATTCTGGTTGGTGACCGAGACAACGTCACCCCCGTGTCACAATCGGAGGTACTCCGCAGCATCTGGCCCGGCGCCTACATGCAGGTCCTGCCAGACTCCGGGCACATGCCGCCACTCGACGCGCCGGGTGCCGTCACCACCGCCATCGTGCGGCTGATTGAAGGAGTCGAGCCATGA
- a CDS encoding acyl carrier protein, translating into MELSQRLNLGDFSKLLDADEPENNTPADTFSRLAALIERVTGEEDSVSPSTALTDTGISSLDRIELAIRIEDEFGARVTEHVYDECETVGELADYLEDEQ; encoded by the coding sequence ATGGAACTCTCGCAACGCCTCAACCTCGGTGACTTCAGCAAGCTTCTCGACGCCGACGAGCCCGAAAACAACACCCCCGCCGACACCTTCTCGCGCCTGGCCGCGCTGATCGAGCGCGTCACCGGCGAAGAGGATAGCGTTTCCCCGTCGACGGCGCTCACGGACACGGGCATCAGCTCGCTGGACCGCATCGAGCTGGCTATCCGCATCGAGGATGAGTTCGGCGCACGGGTCACCGAGCATGTCTACGATGAGTGCGAGACAGTCGGCGAACTCGCAGATTACTTGGAGGATGAGCAGTGA